The following are encoded in a window of Haloprofundus salilacus genomic DNA:
- a CDS encoding arginase family protein, whose protein sequence is MIKRIALIGVPSSAGAFAPGQEKTPTVLREVGLVEAIEQAGITVSDHGDSERIRWRPDPQNRRSQNSDLVVKTVEETAARVETALSAGEIPLVIGGDCTVGLGTVAGTIPLGGRVGLLYFDLHPDLNTPQSTDAGALDWMGVAHAIGGRLNG, encoded by the coding sequence GTGATTAAGCGAATCGCTTTGATTGGAGTGCCATCAAGTGCGGGTGCCTTTGCTCCGGGCCAAGAAAAGACACCCACGGTGCTTCGAGAAGTTGGACTCGTTGAAGCAATTGAGCAGGCGGGTATCACGGTTTCAGATCACGGGGACAGTGAACGTATTCGATGGCGACCTGACCCACAGAATCGCCGTTCACAAAATAGCGATTTGGTCGTCAAGACCGTCGAAGAAACCGCTGCCCGCGTTGAAACCGCACTCTCGGCTGGTGAAATCCCACTAGTAATCGGTGGGGACTGTACTGTTGGGTTAGGAACGGTGGCTGGCACCATCCCATTGGGTGGACGTGTTGGGTTGCTGTACTTCGATTTGCATCCCGATTTGAATACCCCGCAGAGCACCGATGCAGGGGCGCTCGATTGGATGGGCGTCGCGCACGCGATTGGCGGAAGATTAAACGGTTGA
- a CDS encoding WD40/YVTN/BNR-like repeat-containing protein codes for MTLLIGTQDGVYRSVSGRLDDVERVLDSGVTLGVHTFEEHGSFAASKTGLYCSEDQGKTWDRLGVPRTEVYAVAVSPDGSRLYAGTHPAHLYVSTDKGRTWTELEGFQELPSRDHWHTPRHRGKSHVRSLGVHADAPNRIVAGVEVGGVHVSDDGGETWTERRGGLETERKDDLQYDVHHVHVVTANEYVVSCGGGLFRTTDAGHSWTRLDMELPGPYFQEAFSHRGTLYAAAQTLPPTLPMGSRYNKRSVNASLFESTDGGETFERKQYPGAPNEFVYAWTVTDRHVLAGTTEGQVMIRENDTWITLGRVPDWIRSLSHGYTDP; via the coding sequence ATGACGTTATTAATCGGTACGCAGGATGGCGTCTACCGTTCTGTGAGTGGTAGGCTCGACGACGTCGAACGGGTGCTTGACTCGGGAGTGACGCTCGGCGTCCATACGTTTGAGGAGCACGGCTCGTTCGCCGCGTCGAAAACCGGTCTGTACTGCTCGGAAGATCAGGGAAAGACATGGGACCGGCTTGGAGTACCTCGGACCGAGGTGTACGCCGTTGCGGTCAGTCCCGACGGCAGTCGATTGTACGCGGGCACACACCCGGCTCACCTGTACGTCTCGACGGACAAAGGGAGAACGTGGACGGAGCTGGAGGGGTTCCAAGAGCTTCCCTCCCGTGACCACTGGCATACCCCTCGTCATAGGGGTAAGTCGCACGTCCGAAGTCTTGGCGTCCACGCGGATGCACCGAATCGGATCGTGGCAGGCGTCGAAGTTGGCGGCGTCCACGTCAGCGACGACGGTGGTGAGACGTGGACCGAACGACGAGGCGGGCTTGAGACAGAACGAAAGGACGATCTCCAATACGACGTTCACCATGTGCACGTTGTCACGGCCAACGAATACGTCGTCTCGTGCGGCGGTGGGCTCTTTCGAACCACTGACGCTGGCCATTCGTGGACGCGCCTCGACATGGAGTTACCTGGCCCGTACTTCCAAGAAGCGTTTTCCCATCGTGGGACGCTGTATGCCGCCGCACAAACGCTTCCACCGACTCTTCCGATGGGCAGCAGGTATAACAAACGGAGCGTGAATGCGTCACTGTTCGAATCCACGGACGGGGGAGAGACGTTCGAGAGAAAACAGTATCCCGGTGCGCCGAACGAATTCGTTTACGCCTGGACGGTAACCGACAGGCATGTACTCGCTGGAACGACAGAAGGACAGGTGATGATCCGTGAGAATGATACCTGGATCACGCTCGGACGCGTTCCGGATTGGATTCGATCACTATCGCACGGGTACACTGATCCATGA
- a CDS encoding DUF5518 domain-containing protein, translated as MTKTKNSTWLNALIGAIATVVLSVTIVSPILGGALAGYVNDHGSGDPWNSRCYL; from the coding sequence ATGACAAAAACAAAAAATTCTACGTGGCTCAATGCGCTTATCGGCGCGATCGCCACTGTCGTCTTATCGGTCACTATTGTCTCACCAATCCTCGGTGGGGCACTCGCGGGATACGTAAACGACCACGGGTCAGGTGACCCGTGGAACTCTCGCTGTTATCTTTAG
- a CDS encoding sensor histidine kinase — translation MGLLEPNGTVIDINQTAMEYVDLDLEDVTGEPFWETPWWGNDDGIQSEVREWIERAASGDYVDFEADLTQPTGENYTVSGYFRPVIDDGEVVSIIVSDRDITEQKERERALRDAKAQLEAATEAAAVGTWEWHVQEDMMVMGPSFATRFGIDPDDAREGISLDRYVSAIHEDDRERVEAMVDEALASCGEYEEEYRVWNDEGELRWVVARGRVECDEDGNPLTFPGAVTDITERKEYQHKLEESNERLEQFAYAASHDLQEPLRMVSSYLQLLEHRYGDELDEDGQEFIEFAVDGAGRMREMIEGLLQYSRVDSRGNPFEPVDLDAVFANVRQDLQVKIEETGAEITAEDLPRVYGDLSQLNQLFQNLLDNAIEYSGDAPPRIHVAVERDGTDWVISVEDEGIGIPREDADRVFRVFQSLQGHEDAGTGIGLALCKRIVERHGGEIWIDSVPGEGATFSFILPAAGEADE, via the coding sequence GTGGGGTTGCTCGAACCCAACGGAACGGTCATTGACATCAACCAGACGGCGATGGAGTATGTCGACCTGGATCTCGAAGACGTGACCGGCGAGCCGTTCTGGGAGACGCCCTGGTGGGGTAACGATGACGGGATACAGTCAGAGGTGAGGGAGTGGATTGAGCGAGCGGCAAGCGGTGATTACGTCGACTTTGAAGCCGATCTTACCCAGCCAACTGGAGAGAATTACACAGTGAGTGGATATTTCCGGCCCGTCATCGACGATGGCGAGGTTGTCTCGATCATCGTCTCGGACCGCGATATCACAGAGCAGAAGGAGCGCGAGCGTGCTCTCCGCGACGCCAAGGCGCAGCTCGAAGCGGCAACTGAGGCAGCTGCCGTTGGCACCTGGGAGTGGCACGTTCAGGAGGACATGATGGTCATGGGGCCCTCGTTCGCTACGAGGTTCGGAATCGATCCAGACGACGCACGAGAGGGGATATCGCTTGATCGATATGTCTCCGCCATCCACGAAGACGACCGCGAGCGAGTCGAGGCGATGGTCGACGAGGCTCTGGCATCGTGTGGGGAGTACGAGGAGGAGTATCGCGTCTGGAACGACGAGGGAGAACTCCGGTGGGTTGTCGCCCGCGGCCGCGTCGAGTGCGATGAGGACGGAAATCCACTCACATTTCCCGGCGCTGTGACTGACATCACCGAACGCAAGGAGTATCAACACAAACTCGAGGAGTCGAACGAGCGCCTCGAACAGTTCGCATACGCGGCCTCTCACGACCTCCAGGAGCCGCTACGAATGGTCTCGAGCTACCTCCAGCTTCTCGAACATCGGTACGGCGACGAGCTTGACGAGGACGGTCAGGAGTTCATCGAATTCGCCGTCGACGGGGCCGGCCGGATGCGCGAGATGATCGAGGGACTGTTACAGTACTCCCGAGTCGATAGCCGCGGAAACCCTTTCGAACCTGTCGACCTCGACGCCGTGTTCGCGAACGTGCGTCAGGATCTCCAGGTAAAAATCGAGGAAACCGGAGCGGAGATCACCGCCGAGGATCTGCCCCGCGTGTACGGCGACCTCAGCCAGCTCAACCAGCTGTTCCAGAACCTGCTTGACAACGCCATCGAGTACAGCGGCGACGCGCCGCCCCGGATTCACGTCGCCGTCGAACGGGACGGGACCGATTGGGTGATCTCGGTCGAAGACGAAGGCATCGGCATCCCTCGAGAGGATGCAGACCGGGTGTTCCGGGTATTTCAGAGCCTCCAGGGCCACGAGGATGCCGGGACGGGGATCGGGCTGGCGCTGTGCAAACGCATCGTCGAGCGCCACGGCGGCGAAATTTGGATCGACTCCGTACCCGGCGAAGGGGCAACGTTCTCGTTCATACTGCCCGCAGCAGGCGAGGCCGATGAGTGA
- a CDS encoding response regulator: MSERDGDSPDVLLVEDNPGDVRLIEEAFKEGNIATTLHVVADGIEAVDFLYQRGDHEDSPQPDVILLDLNLPRKNGQEVLEELRNDDDLQIIPVIILTSSRAEEDVVKSYNLYANAYLTKPVDPEKFIETIQRFKMFWLESVRLPVREDR; this comes from the coding sequence ATGAGTGAGCGGGACGGCGATTCGCCCGACGTCCTGCTTGTCGAGGACAACCCCGGCGACGTCCGGCTCATCGAGGAAGCGTTCAAGGAGGGGAACATCGCCACCACCCTCCACGTCGTGGCTGATGGCATCGAGGCGGTGGACTTTCTCTACCAGCGTGGCGACCATGAGGATTCTCCACAGCCGGACGTCATCCTTCTCGACCTCAATCTCCCGCGGAAGAATGGCCAAGAGGTACTCGAAGAGCTACGAAATGACGACGACCTTCAGATCATTCCGGTTATCATCCTGACTAGTTCGAGGGCCGAAGAGGATGTCGTCAAATCTTACAATCTGTATGCGAACGCCTACCTCACGAAGCCGGTGGACCCCGAAAAGTTCATCGAGACCATCCAGCGGTTCAAGATGTTCTGGCTTGAGAGCGTCCGGCTCCCAGTGAGAGAAGATCGGTGA
- a CDS encoding DUF6069 family protein, which translates to MVSTTAMNKAKSSSSVGTFQLAKFGLLALLVASIVNILVLYLGLANVEFPSEFVGGPFGPLAVGPVIINSAVAAIGATLVYGVVNRYSARPNRTFTIIAGVFLVLSFAMFLTPNLSGAPLNVFAILTVMHVTTAVTIIGVLTRATNPEVESR; encoded by the coding sequence ATGGTATCCACGACCGCCATGAACAAAGCGAAATCGAGCAGCTCCGTCGGCACGTTCCAACTCGCAAAATTCGGCCTCTTAGCATTGCTCGTCGCAAGCATCGTTAATATACTCGTTCTGTACCTCGGGCTAGCCAACGTCGAATTCCCATCCGAATTCGTGGGCGGGCCATTCGGACCACTCGCAGTGGGGCCAGTCATCATTAATTCCGCCGTTGCTGCCATCGGGGCGACCCTCGTGTACGGAGTGGTCAACCGATATTCAGCCCGACCGAACCGGACGTTCACCATCATCGCGGGGGTTTTCCTGGTGCTCTCCTTTGCGATGTTCCTCACACCAAACCTGTCCGGCGCGCCACTGAATGTCTTCGCCATCCTCACGGTGATGCACGTGACCACCGCAGTCACCATCATCGGTGTCTTGACCAGGGCCACGAACCCGGAGGTCGAGTCCCGATGA
- a CDS encoding winged helix-turn-helix transcriptional regulator, whose amino-acid sequence MVEPSHAEEFIETILSNETARPPGSEQAKEDNKTMSSLLNLLGKKHTIVILHQFATSGKPLRFSDLEEAVNIAPNTLSNRLGELTGVGLLTRTAYNEIPPRVEYDATEKAKELAPVFWYLGVWTERHSLEPISVND is encoded by the coding sequence ATGGTCGAACCATCGCACGCTGAAGAATTCATTGAGACGATTCTCTCGAATGAAACAGCGCGGCCGCCCGGATCTGAACAAGCAAAGGAAGACAATAAAACGATGTCTTCGCTCCTCAACCTGCTGGGGAAGAAACACACCATCGTGATCCTCCATCAATTTGCCACCAGTGGCAAGCCATTGCGATTCAGTGACTTAGAAGAAGCCGTTAATATCGCGCCAAACACGCTCTCGAATCGGCTCGGAGAACTCACTGGGGTTGGGTTGTTGACACGGACTGCGTACAACGAAATCCCGCCGCGCGTTGAGTACGACGCCACGGAAAAGGCGAAAGAACTCGCACCCGTCTTCTGGTATCTCGGCGTCTGGACCGAACGGCATTCCCTTGAACCGATATCTGTGAACGATTGA
- a CDS encoding NADPH-dependent FMN reductase: protein MSSLGRASRSSGDAQPHVVAVCGSRREGSHTRRALQEALASVEAAGGTTELLDLAELDLPPLNTDVKEAGDGDVVRRMIREADAVILGTPMYHGSYSGVLKNALDYCGFTEFEDTTVGLLVVSGGPFPTPALTHLRDVCRSLNAWALPYQAAVPQAGTAFDEDGFTDEGLRERVRTLGVRAVEYAAIEPREVRAAQLREVN, encoded by the coding sequence ATGAGCTCTCTCGGACGAGCCAGTCGATCATCGGGGGATGCACAGCCGCACGTCGTGGCAGTATGCGGAAGCCGACGTGAAGGAAGTCACACCCGACGAGCGCTCCAGGAAGCGCTGGCCAGCGTCGAAGCAGCTGGCGGCACAACCGAGTTGCTCGACCTGGCGGAACTGGACCTCCCGCCGCTCAATACAGATGTCAAGGAGGCAGGAGACGGCGACGTGGTGAGACGGATGATCCGTGAGGCTGATGCGGTCATCCTCGGAACGCCCATGTATCATGGGTCGTACTCGGGCGTGTTGAAGAACGCGCTCGATTACTGCGGCTTCACCGAGTTCGAAGACACGACCGTCGGGCTCCTCGTTGTCTCGGGTGGGCCGTTCCCCACGCCGGCGCTCACGCACCTCCGCGATGTCTGCCGATCACTGAACGCCTGGGCCCTTCCATATCAGGCGGCGGTCCCGCAGGCAGGCACCGCGTTTGATGAGGACGGATTCACGGACGAGGGCCTCCGAGAGCGCGTTCGGACGCTCGGCGTGCGTGCTGTCGAGTACGCTGCAATCGAACCGAGAGAAGTTCGAGCGGCCCAGCTTCGAGAGGTGAATTGA
- a CDS encoding ABC transporter permease subunit: MALLAVIKKDFHDSIRSFSLLATTLLFVAFATFLASIQWIPLMYQDSTANTSTLALLNSMRQPTVFMVPLIGLVLAYDTIAGEIESGTIRVILGLPNSRAEVVFGKFFGRTAVITVSILVGYSVAGVIALATYETFNIVVFSQYTLLTVFYGAVYVGLATGFSAAMKSRKKALFGAGVLYSIFLLGWDVMLLVLQLAIYGNDIPETGLPDWFKFIGMLNPSTAFMKATKAIIPEYSEITFYPEGSAVYLDDWVGFLILVLWGALPLILGYLRFEAADIQ; encoded by the coding sequence ATGGCCCTCCTGGCAGTAATAAAGAAGGACTTCCACGACTCCATACGGTCGTTTTCTCTCCTCGCTACCACTTTGCTGTTCGTTGCGTTTGCCACCTTTCTCGCTTCGATACAGTGGATTCCCCTCATGTATCAAGATAGCACCGCAAACACGAGCACGTTAGCCCTTTTGAATAGTATGAGACAACCCACAGTGTTCATGGTCCCGCTGATCGGGTTAGTTCTCGCCTACGACACTATCGCGGGTGAAATAGAAAGTGGGACCATCCGAGTCATATTGGGACTCCCCAATTCGCGGGCAGAAGTCGTATTCGGGAAATTCTTCGGTCGCACTGCCGTGATCACCGTTTCGATACTTGTCGGATATTCTGTCGCAGGGGTCATCGCCCTGGCGACATACGAGACGTTCAACATCGTCGTATTCAGTCAATACACGCTCCTTACAGTCTTTTATGGCGCAGTCTACGTCGGCCTTGCGACGGGTTTCTCGGCGGCGATGAAATCGAGAAAAAAGGCGCTCTTTGGCGCGGGAGTGCTATATTCGATATTCCTGCTGGGATGGGACGTTATGCTTCTCGTCCTTCAGTTGGCGATATACGGAAACGACATCCCGGAAACTGGCTTACCGGACTGGTTCAAATTCATCGGAATGCTCAACCCCTCGACTGCCTTCATGAAGGCAACGAAAGCGATCATTCCGGAGTACAGCGAGATCACGTTCTATCCGGAAGGGAGTGCAGTGTACCTCGACGACTGGGTCGGATTCCTAATCCTCGTACTGTGGGGTGCTCTTCCGCTCATACTCGGATATCTTCGATTTGAGGCTGCCGATATCCAATAG
- a CDS encoding DoxX family protein, which produces MSTIVTAIPLVQGLLGLIMLAAGIAKLIGIDLVVEDFDRYGYPAWFRFVTGGIEAFGGLGLLVGLVFAPILAVLGGLLIVATMAGAILTHLFRVDDPLWRFVGPAIYLTAGLLVTRFHLLSF; this is translated from the coding sequence ATGAGCACAATTGTAACGGCCATCCCCCTCGTGCAAGGGCTGCTCGGACTCATCATGCTGGCTGCGGGCATTGCGAAGCTAATCGGCATTGACCTGGTGGTAGAGGATTTCGACCGGTACGGCTATCCAGCGTGGTTCCGATTCGTTACTGGTGGCATCGAGGCTTTTGGAGGTCTCGGCTTGCTCGTCGGTCTCGTGTTCGCGCCAATTCTCGCTGTTCTCGGCGGACTGTTAATCGTCGCCACGATGGCCGGGGCCATCCTGACACATCTCTTCCGGGTCGACGATCCGCTCTGGAGATTTGTCGGGCCAGCGATCTATCTCACCGCCGGACTCCTCGTGACGAGATTCCACCTGCTGTCGTTCTAG